One region of Bdellovibrio bacteriovorus genomic DNA includes:
- the tuf gene encoding elongation factor Tu: MSKEKFNRSKPHVNIGTIGHVDHGKTTLTAAITTTLAAAGKAQAMSYDQIDKSPEERERGITISTTHVEYETDKRHYAHVDCPGHADYVKNMITGAAQMDGAILVVSSADGPMPQTREHILLARQVGVPALVVFMNKVDMVDDKELLDLVELEVRELLSKYEFPGDEIPVVKGSALKALEGDTSEIGRPAIMKLMDACDAYIPEPVRATDKTFLMPVEDVFSISGRGTVVTGRVERGIVKVGDEIEIIGIRPTQKTTVTGIEMFRKLLDEGQAGDNCGVLLRGTKKEEVERGQVLAKPGSVKPHKKFKAEAYILTKEEGGRHTPFFNGYRPQFYFRTTDVTGVCTLKAGTEMVMPGDRVELAVELIAPIAMEKELRFAIREGGRTVGAGVVVEIVE; the protein is encoded by the coding sequence ATGTCTAAAGAGAAATTTAACCGCTCGAAGCCGCACGTAAATATCGGCACAATCGGTCACGTTGACCATGGTAAAACAACTTTGACTGCTGCTATCACTACTACTCTTGCAGCAGCTGGTAAAGCTCAGGCGATGTCTTACGATCAAATCGATAAGTCTCCTGAAGAAAGAGAACGTGGTATCACTATCTCTACAACTCACGTTGAGTACGAAACTGACAAACGTCACTACGCTCACGTTGACTGCCCAGGCCACGCCGACTACGTAAAAAACATGATCACTGGTGCCGCTCAAATGGACGGAGCTATCCTAGTAGTTTCTTCTGCTGACGGTCCAATGCCACAAACACGTGAGCACATCCTTCTTGCTCGTCAAGTAGGTGTTCCTGCTCTAGTTGTATTCATGAACAAAGTTGACATGGTTGACGATAAAGAATTGTTGGACCTTGTTGAGCTTGAAGTTCGTGAGCTTCTTTCTAAGTACGAATTCCCTGGCGACGAAATCCCAGTAGTTAAAGGTTCTGCTTTGAAAGCTTTGGAAGGTGACACTTCTGAAATCGGTCGTCCAGCTATCATGAAATTGATGGACGCTTGTGATGCTTACATCCCTGAACCAGTTCGTGCTACTGACAAAACTTTCTTGATGCCAGTAGAGGACGTATTCTCTATCTCTGGTCGTGGTACAGTTGTTACTGGCCGTGTAGAGCGTGGTATCGTTAAAGTTGGTGACGAGATCGAAATCATCGGTATCCGTCCAACTCAAAAAACGACTGTAACTGGTATCGAAATGTTCCGTAAACTTCTTGATGAAGGTCAAGCAGGGGACAACTGTGGTGTTCTTCTTCGTGGTACTAAAAAAGAAGAAGTTGAACGTGGTCAAGTTTTGGCTAAACCAGGTTCAGTAAAACCTCACAAAAAATTCAAAGCTGAAGCGTACATCCTAACTAAAGAAGAAGGCGGACGTCACACTCCATTCTTCAATGGTTACCGTCCTCAGTTCTACTTCCGTACAACAGACGTAACTGGTGTTTGTACTTTGAAAGCTGGAACTGAAATGGTTATGCCTGGTGACCGCGTTGAATTGGCTGTTGAGTTGATCGCTCCAATCGCAATGGAAAAAGAATTGCGTTTCGCGATCCGCGAAGGTGGCCGTACAGTTGGCGCCGGCGTAGTTGTTGAAATCGTTGAATAA
- the purM gene encoding phosphoribosylformylglycinamidine cyclo-ligase: MSQVDYKEAGVDITKADAFVERIKKLVPTTFNDQVLQGIGGFAAVYKLNDQKYLASCTDGVGTKLKIGQHLDKHHGIGIDLVAMCVNDLLCVGARPLFFLDYMAFGKLDTRISEELIAGMVDGCRQSGMALIGGETAEMPGIYKDGEYDLAGFSVGELTPSEMFKEEAMSEGDVLIGLASSGFHSNGYSLLRKLVKDSETELLEQLLIPTQIYVETFMHLRQKFQSSILAAAHMTGGGIHNIPRMSENFDYTITSWPSVEEMAPVFKPMLQRMDLSQEELFRTFNMGVGLTVLVKKAHAEAVMTELKGKNIKAWMLGHITRGSGQIEMTDWKL; this comes from the coding sequence ATGTCTCAAGTAGATTATAAAGAAGCCGGTGTTGACATCACTAAAGCCGATGCCTTTGTGGAAAGAATCAAAAAACTTGTTCCCACAACCTTCAACGATCAAGTGTTGCAGGGAATTGGTGGTTTCGCCGCCGTTTACAAATTGAATGATCAAAAGTATCTCGCCTCCTGTACAGACGGTGTGGGCACGAAGCTGAAAATCGGTCAGCATCTCGATAAACACCATGGTATCGGAATTGATTTAGTAGCAATGTGTGTGAACGATCTTTTATGTGTAGGGGCGCGGCCCTTGTTCTTTTTAGATTACATGGCTTTCGGAAAACTCGATACCCGCATCAGTGAAGAGCTGATTGCTGGCATGGTTGATGGCTGTCGTCAGTCAGGGATGGCACTCATCGGCGGAGAAACCGCAGAAATGCCAGGAATTTATAAGGACGGTGAGTACGATCTTGCGGGCTTTAGTGTCGGTGAGCTAACACCTTCAGAAATGTTCAAAGAAGAAGCGATGAGCGAAGGCGATGTTCTCATCGGGTTGGCTTCAAGCGGATTTCACTCCAATGGCTATTCGCTGTTACGCAAACTGGTGAAGGATTCAGAAACAGAGCTTTTAGAACAGTTGCTAATACCAACACAAATCTATGTCGAAACTTTCATGCATCTTCGACAAAAGTTTCAAAGTAGTATTCTGGCTGCCGCGCACATGACCGGCGGAGGTATCCACAATATTCCGCGCATGAGTGAAAACTTCGACTATACGATCACAAGCTGGCCTTCTGTGGAAGAAATGGCACCTGTCTTTAAGCCAATGCTTCAGCGCATGGATTTATCCCAAGAAGAACTCTTCCGTACTTTTAACATGGGTGTCGGCCTAACGGTCTTAGTAAAAAAGGCCCATGCAGAAGCAGTTATGACAGAGTTAAAAGGCAAAAACATAAAAGCTTGGATGCTCGGCCATATCACTCGCGGTTCTGGTCAAATAGAGATGACGGATTGGAAATTGTAA
- a CDS encoding TrmH family RNA methyltransferase, translated as MKKNNSRPSRGSQSQRPQQSGARSSGGGRPQSGRPQQGRGPHPAARSENQIPRDWRIVIGTHAINEVLNVRPNQVKGMWIRQGWEHSGDLRDMHDLATEKKVKVDIKPENVIEKFGSSQQGAAIFVDGAPTLDMDGLDSFDKSVVLMLDGIEDPHNLGAIMRTSWLTGAHGVLIPEDRAVGLTPTVHKVACGGVEHVPVEETTNFANYAEELKKKGYWIFGLSPRGKRSIFELDLPDKVIWAIGSEDKGLRVTTERLCDELVFIPQASSSASYNASVATAMALTETLRQHAPRGNRKKS; from the coding sequence ATGAAGAAAAATAATTCTCGTCCGTCTCGTGGTTCTCAATCTCAACGTCCGCAACAAAGCGGTGCTCGCTCCTCTGGGGGAGGTCGTCCTCAAAGCGGTCGTCCACAGCAGGGACGTGGTCCTCATCCTGCCGCTCGCTCTGAAAATCAGATTCCACGTGACTGGCGTATCGTGATCGGGACACATGCGATCAATGAAGTCTTAAACGTGCGTCCTAACCAAGTGAAAGGCATGTGGATCCGTCAAGGATGGGAGCATTCCGGTGACCTTCGCGACATGCACGATCTAGCGACAGAGAAAAAAGTGAAGGTCGATATCAAGCCCGAGAACGTGATCGAAAAGTTCGGTTCTTCACAACAGGGTGCTGCGATTTTCGTCGATGGCGCACCGACTTTGGATATGGATGGTCTGGATAGTTTCGATAAGTCCGTCGTGTTAATGTTGGACGGTATCGAAGACCCACACAACCTGGGCGCAATTATGAGAACTTCTTGGCTTACAGGTGCTCATGGCGTATTGATTCCCGAAGATCGCGCGGTGGGTCTAACTCCGACAGTTCATAAAGTCGCTTGTGGTGGAGTTGAGCACGTTCCGGTTGAGGAAACGACCAATTTTGCTAACTATGCAGAAGAATTAAAGAAAAAAGGCTATTGGATTTTTGGTCTTAGTCCGCGTGGAAAAAGATCTATTTTTGAATTGGATCTTCCAGATAAAGTTATTTGGGCGATTGGTTCGGAAGACAAAGGTTTGAGAGTGACAACAGAAAGACTTTGTGATGAATTGGTCTTCATTCCGCAGGCTAGTTCTTCGGCGAGTTATAACGCTTCTGTAGCGACAGCTATGGCGTTAACTGAAACTCTCAGGCAGCACGCACCGCGCGGAAACCGAAAAAAATCGTAA
- a CDS encoding phosphoribosylformylglycinamidine synthase subunit PurL, which yields MQRISVRSLYDHSTENALKKAFEKEAPLKDLRLRRVYWLLEKKPGFGKELRLDTLMDKIFFDPVAEEIQHGFPEFRSQSTYVELRFLAGVTDNLARSATEALMLFSSQHNSSWQDFGIEAHSGWELEIDGDYSQKQIEKILFQSLANPLLHKLEIARGAELQRSNPWREFRQFWQSPVLEDRRLQLFDLNLETLKRINEERGLALVDEEITTIIQHFSSSEMHQARASLGWANKITEVELECLAQTWSEHCKHKIFAAEVNYTEEKGDFPAVGNKNITSLYKTYIQKATKELESCGYLVSVFKDNGGIVDFDKNINVCVKVETHNSPSALDPFGGALTGILGVNRDILGCGLGAKPIANTDVFCLSKKDLFPSADSPKRPELLKEPAVIFRGVHQGVEEGGNQSGIPTVNGSFYFASEFAAKPLIFVGSLGVMPKTVHGRPSEKKQIKPGDLIVVAGGRLGKDGVHGATFSSLALHDQVSSNVVQIGDSITQKRLLDFTLQARDRGWIQAITDNGAGGVSSSIGEMAQFSGGARMDLSQHPLKYGNLEFWEMLVSESQERMSYAVDPKDIQNFMSLAKDMGVEATVLGEFTDSGRFDISYGETPLASLELHFLHEGLSRMKIPAHFEGPKNYQEYHREFPRKTAPQKNAEGLLSALKNVLASPNVASREPLVRYYDHEVQGATRVKPYAGKTQNGANDAGVIDLSVHGGEANNAVAVSNGLCPQFSYYDTYLMAQKAVDEAVRNLVATGVNPKKMALVDNFCWPDPIGKKTNPDAAHKMAQLVRACEGMYEAALAYKAPLVSGKDSMKNDFIGKTKGGETVKISVPPTLLMTAIGQIPDADKITPGFFQNAGDEIYVVGNLTHSLYASAFAQEFEVQSDVKPEYPVLHKNIELYQKIYEAHQASVLSSCHDISEGGLMTALAESGFGNSLGMKLSFKDLSWEELWSETGSLFVVSVPEGKKVAFETHFAGWFKHLGTVLNEPEFKVEFAGTSANTSLQSLQKPWSEGVKNVYEA from the coding sequence ATGCAAAGAATTTCTGTTCGCAGTCTTTATGATCACAGTACCGAAAATGCTTTAAAAAAGGCTTTTGAAAAAGAAGCGCCTTTGAAAGATCTTCGTCTGCGTCGTGTGTATTGGCTGTTAGAGAAAAAACCAGGATTCGGCAAAGAACTTCGCCTAGACACATTGATGGATAAAATCTTTTTCGATCCTGTTGCTGAAGAAATTCAACATGGCTTTCCAGAATTCCGCTCTCAATCCACCTACGTTGAACTGCGTTTCTTAGCGGGCGTGACAGACAATCTAGCAAGATCAGCAACCGAAGCTTTGATGCTTTTTTCTTCGCAACATAATTCTTCTTGGCAGGATTTTGGAATCGAAGCGCACAGTGGCTGGGAACTTGAAATAGACGGGGATTATTCTCAAAAACAAATCGAAAAAATTCTTTTTCAATCTTTGGCAAATCCTCTTTTGCACAAACTGGAAATTGCCCGAGGAGCTGAACTTCAGCGCTCCAATCCTTGGAGAGAATTTCGTCAGTTTTGGCAGTCACCGGTTTTAGAAGATCGTCGTCTTCAACTTTTTGATCTGAATTTGGAAACATTGAAGCGAATCAATGAAGAGCGCGGGCTGGCCTTGGTGGATGAAGAAATCACAACGATTATTCAGCACTTCTCGTCTTCGGAAATGCATCAAGCGCGAGCTTCTTTAGGGTGGGCGAATAAAATCACGGAAGTAGAGCTAGAGTGCTTGGCGCAAACTTGGAGCGAGCACTGTAAGCACAAAATTTTCGCAGCGGAAGTCAATTACACCGAAGAAAAAGGGGACTTCCCCGCCGTTGGAAATAAAAACATCACAAGTCTTTATAAAACTTATATTCAAAAGGCCACAAAAGAACTGGAATCATGTGGCTACCTAGTTTCGGTTTTTAAAGACAATGGCGGTATCGTCGATTTCGATAAAAACATCAACGTCTGTGTTAAGGTGGAAACCCACAACAGTCCGTCTGCACTGGATCCCTTCGGCGGAGCGCTGACGGGGATTCTAGGGGTGAACCGCGATATCCTTGGTTGTGGCTTAGGTGCAAAACCCATCGCAAATACGGATGTCTTCTGTCTTTCCAAGAAAGACTTATTTCCTTCTGCAGATTCACCAAAGCGTCCTGAACTTTTGAAAGAGCCCGCCGTGATTTTCCGTGGCGTTCATCAAGGGGTCGAAGAAGGCGGAAATCAAAGTGGCATTCCGACCGTGAACGGGAGCTTTTATTTTGCCAGCGAATTTGCTGCAAAACCTTTGATCTTTGTGGGCTCTCTGGGAGTGATGCCGAAGACGGTGCACGGGCGTCCGAGCGAAAAAAAGCAAATCAAACCCGGCGATTTGATTGTCGTTGCCGGAGGACGACTGGGAAAAGACGGTGTTCACGGGGCGACGTTCAGCTCTTTAGCATTGCATGACCAAGTGTCTTCAAACGTCGTGCAAATCGGCGACAGCATCACTCAGAAACGTCTCCTTGATTTTACATTACAGGCTCGCGACCGTGGTTGGATTCAGGCTATCACGGATAATGGCGCTGGCGGTGTCAGTTCTTCCATTGGTGAAATGGCGCAGTTTTCAGGCGGCGCCAGAATGGATTTAAGTCAGCATCCTTTAAAGTATGGAAATCTTGAATTCTGGGAGATGTTGGTCAGCGAATCTCAAGAGCGTATGTCCTATGCGGTGGACCCAAAAGATATCCAAAACTTTATGTCTCTTGCAAAAGACATGGGTGTAGAAGCCACGGTCCTGGGGGAATTCACGGATTCAGGACGATTTGATATTTCTTATGGGGAAACTCCTTTGGCGTCGTTGGAGCTGCACTTTCTCCATGAAGGCCTTAGCCGCATGAAGATCCCGGCTCACTTTGAAGGACCCAAAAACTATCAGGAATATCATCGCGAATTTCCTCGTAAGACGGCTCCACAGAAAAATGCAGAGGGACTTCTTTCAGCTCTTAAAAATGTTTTAGCGTCCCCTAATGTCGCGTCCAGAGAACCTCTTGTGCGCTACTATGATCACGAAGTGCAAGGTGCCACAAGAGTGAAGCCTTACGCCGGTAAAACTCAAAACGGCGCTAACGATGCGGGTGTCATTGATTTGTCTGTCCACGGTGGTGAAGCAAACAACGCCGTAGCGGTGTCCAACGGGCTGTGTCCTCAGTTTTCTTACTATGACACTTATTTGATGGCACAAAAAGCGGTGGACGAAGCTGTTCGCAATCTTGTCGCAACGGGTGTTAATCCAAAGAAAATGGCTCTGGTAGATAACTTCTGCTGGCCTGATCCCATTGGTAAAAAAACAAATCCTGATGCCGCTCACAAGATGGCGCAATTGGTTCGCGCTTGCGAAGGGATGTACGAAGCGGCTCTGGCTTACAAGGCTCCGCTTGTCAGTGGTAAAGACAGCATGAAAAATGATTTTATCGGAAAAACAAAAGGCGGAGAGACTGTCAAAATATCTGTTCCTCCGACTTTGTTAATGACAGCGATTGGTCAAATTCCTGACGCCGATAAAATCACTCCAGGATTTTTTCAGAACGCAGGCGACGAAATTTATGTCGTCGGAAATTTGACACACAGTTTGTATGCTTCGGCGTTTGCGCAAGAGTTCGAAGTCCAAAGCGATGTGAAACCGGAGTATCCTGTCTTGCACAAAAACATCGAACTTTACCAAAAGATTTATGAAGCTCACCAAGCTTCTGTGCTGTCTTCTTGCCACGATATTTCGGAAGGGGGATTGATGACCGCTCTTGCTGAAAGTGGTTTCGGAAATTCTTTGGGAATGAAGCTTTCGTTCAAAGATCTTTCTTGGGAAGAGCTTTGGTCCGAGACGGGATCCTTGTTCGTGGTCAGTGTTCCTGAAGGTAAAAAAGTCGCTTTTGAAACGCATTTCGCCGGATGGTTTAAACACCTTGGCACCGTTTTAAACGAGCCGGAATTCAAAGTGGAATTTGCGGGAACCTCGGCGAACACATCTTTACAGAGCTTGCAAAAACCTTGGTCCGAAGGGGTTAAAAATGTCTATGAAGCCTAA
- a CDS encoding phosphoribosylformylglycinamidine synthase subunit PurQ — protein MSMKPKFLVLWGDGINCENETARAIDLAGGEACKVHVNELLKNPALLRDHQAMVFPGGFSFGDHLGSGQILALKLENTLKEELQTFVKSKPVLGICNGFQTLVRLGLLPDADFQRSCALVKNEQGHFIDHWTTLEKNSSSPCIWTKNLPAEFVLPIRHGEGRFVCQDEKVLGRLLQNQQAVLRYKENVNGATERIAGVCDPSGLVFALMPHPEAALHDWHLPFAGKAWGLEFFKSAVEFLRGKL, from the coding sequence ATGTCTATGAAGCCTAAGTTTTTAGTTCTTTGGGGTGATGGAATCAATTGTGAAAACGAAACGGCGCGAGCGATTGATCTAGCGGGCGGTGAAGCTTGCAAAGTGCATGTGAACGAGCTCCTAAAAAATCCCGCGCTTTTAAGGGATCATCAGGCCATGGTTTTTCCAGGAGGATTTTCTTTTGGAGATCATCTTGGAAGTGGGCAAATTCTCGCGTTAAAGCTCGAGAACACGTTGAAAGAAGAGTTGCAGACCTTCGTGAAAAGCAAACCCGTTCTTGGAATCTGCAATGGCTTTCAGACGCTGGTACGATTGGGACTCTTGCCAGATGCAGATTTTCAAAGATCTTGCGCCTTAGTGAAGAATGAACAAGGTCACTTCATCGATCATTGGACGACACTTGAAAAAAACTCTTCATCGCCTTGTATTTGGACGAAAAACTTACCTGCAGAATTTGTGCTGCCGATCCGTCACGGAGAAGGGCGCTTTGTTTGTCAGGATGAAAAGGTTTTGGGACGTCTCTTACAAAACCAACAAGCCGTCCTTCGCTATAAAGAAAATGTTAACGGAGCCACCGAGCGTATTGCCGGTGTCTGTGATCCTTCGGGGCTGGTCTTTGCCCTGATGCCGCATCCCGAAGCCGCTTTGCACGATTGGCATTTGCCATTCGCGGGAAAAGCCTGGGGTCTTGAATTTTTTAAAAGTGCAGTTGAATTTTTAAGGGGAAAACTATGA
- a CDS encoding Ig-like domain-containing protein, whose product MKYIIPFLLSMALSHSAFAQDPNDMTAPREDAFEIALGEHGEVEAQTRHFFYNFGRTYLNQTKSARFYIRNTGGLPIYFNDFDIRGNGFWYNENCPRLLFSGQRCSVRVYFRPNYIGNFNGQLDIEMTGAEDIRIHLRGRGIWPF is encoded by the coding sequence ATGAAATATATAATTCCCTTTCTATTAAGTATGGCTTTATCCCATTCTGCCTTTGCGCAAGACCCAAATGATATGACGGCGCCACGGGAAGACGCGTTTGAAATTGCTTTGGGCGAGCACGGAGAAGTGGAAGCACAAACTCGTCATTTCTTTTACAATTTCGGTCGCACTTACCTCAATCAAACTAAATCCGCCCGTTTTTATATTCGCAACACCGGAGGCCTCCCCATCTATTTCAATGACTTTGACATTAGAGGAAATGGATTCTGGTATAACGAAAACTGCCCGCGTCTGCTCTTCTCAGGACAAAGATGTTCTGTGCGCGTTTACTTTAGACCTAACTACATTGGTAACTTCAATGGCCAATTGGATATCGAAATGACTGGAGCGGAAGACATCCGCATTCACTTACGAGGCCGAGGCATTTGGCCTTTTTAG
- the purH gene encoding bifunctional phosphoribosylaminoimidazolecarboxamide formyltransferase/IMP cyclohydrolase produces the protein MRQIRRALLSVSDKTGLVELAKTLAAKNVELIASGGTARALETAGLKVTPVEKLSGHGEAFQGRMKTISFEIASSLLFRRDDASDIEQAEKLEIQPIDLVVVNLYPFHETLKKQGGFEECIENIDIGGPTLLRAGAKNFQSVTVLCESNQYSEFVQEFENTGSTSFEFRQKCASRVYTMTAFYDMAIAGFLTQKSGEALRYGENPHQKAFVLKNPFEEGLAHAKSLQGKEMSYNNYLDADFALKTLQDVHSWQKDKALPTAVVVKHNTPCGLAIAESPLRALEKAWKGDEKSSFGGIIALNFPVTDEVATFFSEKFVEVILAPSFTDSAREKLKKNCRVMEVGLTPHSSWQVRSIEGGVLMQEQDSFDLSQMKTVTQKKFAADKEKLAGFAALAVKNLKSNAIALCRQEGPEFELLTMGSGQTNRVDCIEKLIHSRLSDKGIKDVSDVVLASDAFFPFADSIQVAANLGVKYIIQPGGSIKDNEVIAEADRLGIAMIFTGRRHFLH, from the coding sequence ATGAGACAGATTCGTCGCGCCTTATTAAGCGTGTCTGATAAAACGGGTTTAGTAGAATTAGCCAAAACTCTGGCGGCAAAAAATGTCGAGTTGATCGCTAGCGGTGGAACGGCTAGAGCTCTTGAGACTGCAGGCCTTAAAGTCACACCTGTTGAAAAATTGAGTGGGCATGGAGAGGCCTTTCAAGGCCGAATGAAAACCATCAGCTTTGAAATTGCCTCAAGTCTTTTATTCCGTCGTGACGATGCCAGCGACATCGAGCAGGCTGAAAAGCTCGAGATTCAGCCGATTGATTTAGTCGTCGTAAATCTTTATCCTTTTCATGAAACCTTGAAAAAGCAAGGTGGCTTTGAAGAGTGTATTGAAAACATTGATATCGGTGGCCCCACTCTTCTTCGTGCGGGAGCAAAAAACTTTCAGTCTGTAACTGTGCTTTGTGAATCCAATCAGTATTCAGAGTTTGTTCAAGAATTTGAGAATACGGGTAGCACTTCTTTTGAGTTCCGCCAAAAATGTGCATCGCGCGTCTATACGATGACAGCTTTTTATGACATGGCCATCGCAGGTTTTCTGACTCAGAAAAGTGGAGAAGCACTTCGTTACGGTGAAAATCCTCACCAAAAAGCCTTCGTTCTGAAAAATCCATTTGAGGAGGGTTTGGCGCACGCAAAATCCCTTCAAGGAAAAGAGATGTCTTACAATAATTATTTAGACGCGGATTTTGCTCTAAAGACTTTGCAAGATGTGCATTCATGGCAAAAAGACAAAGCTTTACCTACCGCTGTAGTGGTGAAACATAATACGCCTTGCGGTCTGGCGATTGCGGAGTCGCCTCTGCGCGCCTTAGAAAAAGCCTGGAAGGGCGACGAAAAAAGTTCTTTCGGCGGAATCATTGCTTTGAATTTCCCGGTAACCGACGAAGTCGCGACATTCTTTTCCGAAAAATTTGTCGAAGTGATTTTAGCACCTTCTTTCACCGACTCGGCTCGTGAAAAGTTGAAAAAGAACTGTCGCGTGATGGAAGTCGGCTTAACACCCCATTCCTCTTGGCAAGTGCGCTCGATTGAAGGCGGTGTGCTGATGCAAGAACAAGATAGTTTTGATCTGTCCCAAATGAAAACCGTGACTCAGAAAAAGTTTGCAGCGGATAAAGAGAAGCTTGCAGGGTTTGCCGCTTTAGCCGTTAAAAATCTTAAAAGCAATGCCATCGCGCTTTGCCGACAAGAAGGCCCGGAGTTTGAACTCCTCACTATGGGATCGGGTCAAACAAACCGCGTGGACTGCATTGAAAAGCTGATTCATTCACGTCTAAGCGATAAAGGAATCAAAGATGTTTCTGATGTGGTTCTTGCATCAGATGCTTTTTTCCCATTTGCCGATTCCATTCAAGTCGCGGCGAATTTAGGGGTGAAATATATCATTCAGCCCGGCGGTTCGATCAAGGATAACGAGGTGATCGCAGAGGCGGATCGCCTTGGCATCGCGATGATCTTCACAGGCCGTCGTCATTTTCTTCACTAA
- the purN gene encoding phosphoribosylglycinamide formyltransferase, with translation MRPVRIALFASGTGSNAMALVAKAQELSKEKIDVAFVLSDKSAAPVLEKAQNAGVRTYLVEKKTDRKTHESEVLKLLREYHIDWIFLAGYMRLLSADFIQQFRHWHAGAEQIVNIHPSLLPAYPGVDSIARAFNDGVKESGVTLHLVDEGMDTGRVLVQEIVSRKEEVNLAKWAQQFHEVEHRLYCQFLEKVALGSQDTVYFKETP, from the coding sequence ATGAGACCTGTGCGTATCGCTCTTTTTGCTTCGGGTACAGGATCTAATGCGATGGCTCTTGTCGCAAAAGCTCAAGAGCTTTCAAAAGAAAAAATCGACGTCGCCTTTGTTCTTTCTGACAAATCGGCGGCTCCCGTCCTTGAAAAAGCGCAGAACGCCGGCGTGCGAACTTATCTTGTGGAAAAGAAGACAGATCGTAAAACGCACGAAAGTGAAGTCTTAAAACTTCTTCGTGAGTATCACATAGACTGGATTTTCCTTGCGGGCTACATGCGATTGCTTTCAGCCGATTTTATTCAGCAATTTCGCCACTGGCATGCCGGAGCGGAGCAAATTGTGAACATTCATCCTTCTTTATTGCCTGCTTATCCTGGTGTCGACTCTATAGCACGCGCTTTTAACGACGGAGTCAAAGAAAGCGGCGTGACTCTTCATTTGGTGGATGAGGGCATGGATACGGGACGGGTTTTAGTTCAAGAAATTGTCTCGCGCAAAGAAGAAGTGAATCTTGCGAAATGGGCACAACAATTTCATGAAGTGGAACACCGCCTTTATTGTCAGTTTCTAGAGAAAGTGGCTTTGGGAAGCCAAGATACGGTCTATTTTAAGGAGACTCCGTAA
- the pyrF gene encoding orotidine-5'-phosphate decarboxylase: protein MKKNLRAHPMRNPIILALDVDTRDQALKIADDLSEIVGGFKLGPRLCLRYGMEFVKEMAQRGPIFLDNKHFDIPSTMEAAVRASFEAGASLVTVHALSGDEALKRMAAVEKELQSQRPFKILAVTILTSWDQASVPGNMKEQPIAQHVTDLVNLVSSSGLSGVVCSPHELDLLQNRDLYLVTPGIRFSMQDSGDQKRIMGPKEALRKGASALVVGRPILESNNIKETATDFVMAAYEEK from the coding sequence TTGAAAAAAAATCTTCGTGCTCATCCGATGAGAAATCCGATTATTTTAGCTCTCGACGTCGACACTCGCGATCAGGCCTTAAAAATTGCTGATGATCTCAGTGAGATCGTGGGCGGATTTAAGCTGGGTCCGCGCCTTTGTCTTCGCTATGGCATGGAATTCGTAAAAGAGATGGCTCAACGAGGCCCGATTTTCCTGGATAACAAACACTTTGATATTCCCTCGACAATGGAGGCAGCCGTTCGTGCTAGTTTCGAAGCAGGAGCTTCTTTAGTCACTGTTCACGCTCTGAGTGGAGACGAGGCCCTAAAGCGTATGGCTGCCGTTGAAAAAGAACTGCAAAGCCAAAGGCCTTTTAAGATTTTGGCCGTGACTATTTTGACTTCTTGGGATCAGGCTTCTGTGCCTGGGAATATGAAGGAACAACCGATTGCTCAACATGTGACGGATCTTGTGAATTTAGTGAGTTCTTCAGGTCTTTCTGGAGTGGTTTGTTCCCCTCATGAATTGGACCTTTTACAAAACCGCGATCTTTACCTTGTCACACCTGGAATTCGATTTAGTATGCAGGATTCCGGCGATCAAAAGCGTATCATGGGTCCCAAAGAAGCTCTTCGCAAAGGAGCTTCGGCACTGGTCGTTGGAAGACCCATCCTTGAATCAAATAACATCAAGGAAACTGCAACAGATTTTGTAATGGCTGCTTATGAAGAAAAATAA